The proteins below come from a single Desulfovibrio litoralis DSM 11393 genomic window:
- a CDS encoding ATP-binding protein, with product MKNLTLRISALGIIGIIALISIVWGVLFFNTQNNSENQTTTILAEKADALFIAIEAATRSNGRSMPALKNTIKQILHELSGQQDINFIAITDPNGKILAHTNPRYIGSALFSPYDLELLQPDTFVKWALMDVEDSSVFLVYREFTPFRRTFNSSKPNIYDENEHIKNFTFENRGLGLSALIFVAYDPKPLLITQETLNYNNTLKNITILLISLIILILIFWWENLTKTYKLLKDTQVLSKEIMSNFPDALIILNSKQQIIFLNSKAKDLLKNALLLPKKKDETPETTTKTKQKKDNKPILPDFLQKVFIKLEKNNFINSEEIYLDLLNDNAEKNKHCFEIRASRVYRRKYLPFWKKLLQYNINATDKTKLVDMLLIRDQTKIKDLQNSLQKSEKLAAIGHLSAGVAHEIRNPLSSIKGYATIFYNLFKPQSPEQEAAQAMIKEIERLNRAVSNLLDLSKDFSLNIQNVELKQLVEHLSVLISSEAQKKNIIIEQELENIGEKQYDADKISQALLNILLNALEAMPNGGKLKISLHNIQEQTTNFKVEITIQDNGNGISAENLEQIFNPYFTTRAEGTGLGLATTQKIIEAHNGKIIATSDENGTVFKILLP from the coding sequence ATGAAAAACCTGACTTTACGCATCTCCGCTCTGGGAATTATTGGAATTATCGCCCTTATTTCCATAGTCTGGGGTGTTTTATTTTTTAATACTCAAAACAACAGCGAAAACCAAACTACGACTATTCTAGCAGAAAAAGCCGATGCCCTCTTTATTGCAATCGAAGCGGCAACTCGTAGTAATGGGCGTTCCATGCCGGCTTTAAAAAATACTATAAAACAAATTTTACACGAATTAAGCGGACAACAAGATATTAATTTTATTGCAATTACTGACCCAAACGGAAAAATTTTGGCACACACAAACCCAAGATATATCGGTTCTGCCCTATTTTCTCCTTATGATTTGGAATTGTTACAGCCTGATACTTTCGTCAAATGGGCATTAATGGATGTAGAGGACTCTTCGGTCTTTTTGGTTTATCGAGAATTTACGCCCTTCAGAAGGACTTTTAACAGCTCAAAGCCAAATATATACGATGAAAATGAACATATTAAAAATTTTACTTTTGAAAATCGAGGGTTAGGTTTATCAGCTCTGATTTTTGTGGCTTATGACCCTAAGCCTTTATTAATTACTCAAGAAACTTTAAACTATAACAACACATTAAAAAATATCACAATACTTTTAATCTCTCTAATTATTCTGATTTTAATTTTTTGGTGGGAAAATTTAACTAAAACTTATAAATTGTTAAAAGATACCCAGGTCTTATCAAAAGAAATCATGAGTAATTTTCCTGATGCCTTGATCATTTTAAATTCCAAACAGCAAATAATCTTTCTCAACTCAAAAGCAAAAGATTTATTAAAAAATGCACTATTACTACCCAAGAAAAAAGATGAAACACCGGAAACTACTACAAAAACTAAGCAAAAAAAAGATAATAAGCCAATTTTGCCTGACTTTTTACAAAAAGTTTTTATTAAATTAGAAAAGAACAACTTTATCAACAGCGAAGAAATATATCTTGATCTTTTAAATGATAACGCTGAAAAGAACAAACACTGCTTTGAAATAAGGGCCTCAAGAGTATACAGGCGAAAATACTTACCTTTTTGGAAAAAATTACTTCAATATAATATCAATGCAACAGATAAAACCAAACTTGTTGATATGCTCTTAATTCGAGATCAAACCAAGATAAAAGACTTACAAAACTCTTTGCAAAAAAGTGAAAAACTCGCTGCAATCGGACATTTATCCGCCGGAGTTGCTCATGAAATTCGTAACCCGTTAAGTTCAATTAAAGGTTACGCAACGATCTTTTATAACCTTTTTAAACCCCAAAGCCCGGAACAAGAAGCCGCACAAGCCATGATTAAAGAGATAGAACGTTTAAACCGTGCGGTTTCAAACCTTCTCGATCTTTCAAAAGACTTTTCTCTAAATATTCAAAACGTAGAGTTAAAGCAATTGGTAGAACATCTAAGCGTTCTTATTTCTTCCGAAGCTCAAAAGAAAAATATTATTATTGAACAAGAACTTGAAAATATTGGTGAAAAACAATATGATGCCGATAAAATATCTCAAGCCTTGTTAAATATTTTGCTCAATGCCTTAGAGGCTATGCCAAATGGCGGAAAACTCAAAATCAGCCTGCATAATATTCAAGAGCAAACTACAAATTTTAAAGTTGAAATTACTATTCAAGACAACGGAAACGGTATTTCAGCCGAAAATTTAGAACAAATTTTTAATCCTTATTTTACTACTCGTGCCGAAGGAACAGGTTTGGGTTTAGCCACAACACAAAAGATTATTGAGGCTCATAACGGAAAAATTATCGCAACAAGCGATGAAAACGGAACTGTTTTTAAAATATTACTTCCGTAA
- a CDS encoding transglutaminase-like cysteine peptidase yields the protein MFINRYIIKKVFLYLIVWVIVAIGTNQAIAQTQSNNKRQPTINPEQQTVNNNLKEDIAWNLFEYSEVLAGNQPEWQYYAKLWEDIQQKEKNNPSFFKTDSNKAKQGSRLPLPYAENWLYILKKSPQMDKKTILRTINGFFNRQKRGNDNKLFQQDEHWSTPTEFSTIGGDCEDFAIAKYYALRAVNFKPQELRIVIVEMFNHPVRHAFLVARVDNINFVLDNNTKPANLIIPDTQLKNKYKPLWSFNEQNAWQHFKTNNKNAVTSPSQ from the coding sequence ATGTTTATAAATAGATATATTATAAAAAAAGTATTTCTTTACCTGATTGTCTGGGTCATTGTCGCCATTGGAACAAATCAAGCCATAGCTCAAACACAAAGCAACAATAAAAGACAACCCACAATAAATCCGGAACAACAGACAGTCAACAATAACTTAAAAGAAGACATTGCATGGAATTTATTTGAATATTCCGAAGTTTTAGCAGGCAATCAACCGGAATGGCAATATTACGCAAAACTTTGGGAAGATATTCAACAAAAAGAAAAAAATAATCCCAGTTTTTTCAAAACTGACTCAAACAAGGCAAAGCAAGGCTCAAGGCTACCCCTACCTTATGCCGAAAACTGGCTTTATATCCTTAAAAAATCACCACAGATGGACAAAAAAACAATACTCAGAACAATAAACGGATTTTTTAATCGCCAAAAACGTGGTAACGACAATAAACTTTTTCAACAAGATGAACACTGGTCAACTCCAACAGAATTTTCTACTATAGGTGGAGACTGCGAAGACTTTGCCATCGCAAAATATTATGCCCTAAGAGCCGTAAATTTTAAACCTCAAGAGTTGCGTATTGTTATCGTAGAAATGTTCAACCATCCGGTAAGGCATGCCTTTTTAGTCGCCAGAGTTGACAATATAAATTTTGTTTTAGATAATAACACAAAACCTGCAAACTTAATTATTCCCGACACTCAACTAAAAAATAAATATAAACCACTTTGGTCGTTTAACGAACAAAACGCATGGCAACACTTTAAAACAAACAATAAAAACGCTGTAACCTCCCCATCTCAATAA
- a CDS encoding cobyric acid synthase — MSFKQNFEQEASKKPLSPALMLQGTSSHVGKSILTAAFCRYYYQLGFKVAPFKAQNMSSKLYVTSDGLCISTAQALQAQAAKVVPDVRMNPILLKPEKLKNGESGVEVFWLGKSQGIMPIQEYFAKKEEYFKGVCEVYAELSSENDIIILEGAGSPAEINLRDQDLVNMRMADFAKAKVLLIGDIERGGVFASLVGTLALLLPPERDLVVGLIINKFRGDFSILQPGLELLLQYTEKPCLGVLPYIDVELPEEDSLGSGLVLSPQNLDDLKQLDPALDNLAVLIKKYLNLSEINLI; from the coding sequence ATGTCATTTAAACAAAATTTTGAACAAGAGGCAAGTAAAAAGCCTCTTTCTCCTGCTTTAATGCTTCAAGGTACTTCGTCTCATGTTGGAAAAAGTATATTGACTGCTGCTTTTTGTCGTTATTATTATCAACTTGGGTTTAAAGTTGCTCCGTTTAAAGCTCAAAATATGAGTTCAAAGCTTTATGTAACTAGCGATGGTCTTTGTATTAGTACGGCTCAAGCACTGCAAGCACAAGCGGCAAAAGTTGTGCCTGATGTGCGTATGAACCCTATTTTATTAAAACCTGAAAAGTTAAAAAACGGAGAAAGCGGGGTAGAGGTTTTTTGGCTTGGAAAAAGTCAAGGAATAATGCCGATTCAAGAATATTTTGCCAAAAAAGAAGAATATTTCAAAGGGGTTTGTGAGGTTTATGCTGAGTTAAGCTCTGAAAATGATATAATAATTTTAGAAGGAGCAGGAAGCCCGGCGGAAATTAACCTAAGAGATCAAGACCTTGTGAATATGCGTATGGCAGACTTTGCCAAAGCTAAGGTGCTTTTGATCGGTGATATTGAACGTGGCGGAGTATTTGCTTCTCTCGTTGGAACTTTAGCTTTGCTTTTACCACCAGAGAGAGACTTGGTTGTTGGGCTGATTATTAATAAATTTCGTGGTGATTTCAGCATCTTACAACCGGGGTTGGAATTGCTTTTACAATATACCGAAAAACCTTGTTTAGGCGTGTTGCCTTATATTGATGTTGAGCTTCCCGAAGAAGACTCTTTGGGTTCGGGTTTAGTTTTGAGTCCACAAAACTTAGATGATTTGAAACAACTTGACCCCGCATTGGATAATTTAGCGGTTTTGATAAAAAAATATTTGAATTTAAGCGAGATAAATTTAATTTAG
- the pssA gene encoding CDP-diacylglycerol--serine O-phosphatidyltransferase, producing MQESEKKSPHKGVYILPNLFTSASLFAGFFAIILASKGNFEGAAAAIFFAALMDGLDGRVARLTNTASEFGVQYDSLADLVSFGAAPACLAYFWFLGDFGRTGVAVAFLFLVCGALRLARFNVMTASISNKFFIGLPIPAAGCTLSSLVFVQSYLPDLFLNALPGFTLVLTVILALCMVSRIRYTSFKDYGMFKTHPFSSMTTAIFLFVLLLSEPKLLSFCMLILYVISGIIYTYIIMPKRNSTLLRNLGASGKH from the coding sequence ATGCAAGAATCAGAAAAAAAATCGCCTCACAAGGGTGTTTATATATTGCCAAACCTGTTTACTTCCGCAAGCCTGTTTGCCGGTTTTTTTGCTATTATTTTAGCATCAAAAGGTAATTTTGAAGGTGCGGCAGCAGCAATCTTTTTTGCGGCATTGATGGACGGACTTGACGGAAGAGTAGCGCGCCTTACCAACACTGCCAGTGAGTTTGGCGTACAATATGACTCTTTGGCTGATTTGGTTTCTTTTGGAGCCGCCCCTGCGTGTTTGGCATATTTCTGGTTTTTAGGCGATTTCGGAAGAACCGGGGTAGCCGTTGCATTTTTATTTTTAGTTTGCGGTGCTTTAAGGCTGGCACGCTTCAATGTCATGACCGCAAGTATAAGCAATAAATTTTTTATTGGCCTGCCTATTCCTGCGGCTGGTTGTACTTTAAGCAGCCTTGTGTTTGTGCAATCCTATTTACCTGACCTTTTCTTAAATGCCCTTCCCGGTTTCACCTTGGTTTTAACGGTTATATTGGCGTTATGTATGGTTAGCCGTATTCGTTATACTTCTTTTAAAGATTACGGAATGTTTAAAACTCACCCCTTTAGTTCAATGACAACTGCCATATTTTTATTTGTTTTACTGCTTTCCGAGCCAAAATTGTTAAGCTTTTGTATGTTAATATTATATGTAATCTCAGGAATAATTTATACTTATATTATTATGCCAAAACGTAACAGCACACTCCTGCGGAACTTAGGGGCTTCGGGAAAACACTAA
- a CDS encoding phosphatidylserine decarboxylase family protein — translation MQKPRIGITPEGIPSIALTAFSAIAFALMDIEFLSFVFLLLTWFSAYFFRDPERIPAYDKELQDRFAVSPADGHIIKIKNQQDPFSGEERTCISIFMNVFSVHVNRSPIKGKIEEIRYFPGKFLNASWDKASSDNERCAYNLKDHEGNNWTFIQIAGLIARRIVCRVESGDNLESGERFGMIKFGSRVDIYLPESYESNVRIGDKVFAGQSLIANKKTTL, via the coding sequence ATGCAAAAACCTCGTATAGGTATAACGCCAGAGGGTATTCCTTCTATAGCTTTAACCGCTTTTAGTGCTATTGCTTTTGCCCTCATGGATATTGAGTTTCTTTCCTTTGTCTTTTTGTTGTTAACTTGGTTCTCTGCTTATTTTTTTAGAGACCCTGAGCGTATCCCGGCTTATGACAAAGAGTTGCAAGATAGATTTGCCGTCAGCCCGGCTGATGGACACATCATCAAAATAAAAAATCAACAAGACCCTTTTAGTGGTGAAGAGCGTACCTGTATCTCCATTTTTATGAATGTCTTTTCTGTTCATGTTAATCGTAGCCCGATAAAAGGCAAAATTGAAGAAATTCGCTATTTTCCGGGAAAGTTTTTAAATGCATCGTGGGACAAAGCCTCATCAGACAACGAACGTTGTGCCTATAATCTTAAAGATCATGAAGGGAATAACTGGACTTTTATACAAATAGCCGGTCTGATTGCAAGGCGTATCGTATGCAGAGTAGAAAGCGGAGACAATCTGGAATCAGGTGAACGCTTTGGTATGATCAAATTTGGTTCAAGAGTTGACATATATTTGCCTGAAAGCTATGAATCAAACGTAAGAATCGGTGATAAAGTTTTCGCCGGACAAAGCCTGATTGCCAACAAAAAAACAACTTTATAA
- a CDS encoding pancreas/duodenum homeobox protein 1, whose amino-acid sequence MSNYHTVFNKELLLSVFPPERTDEFFEALFGGAEEGAYDIELSFVQGSEDQLEFSLDLLQRQGKCLVCSLTYGLPQVFSRHPIININKMVKELLLAVNKDSSTAKWKLNNTQEISKQKHSIPLIVTF is encoded by the coding sequence ATGTCAAACTACCATACTGTTTTTAATAAAGAATTGTTACTTTCTGTTTTCCCCCCTGAGCGTACTGATGAATTTTTTGAAGCCTTATTTGGCGGAGCTGAAGAAGGGGCGTATGACATTGAGCTAAGCTTTGTTCAAGGTTCTGAAGATCAGCTTGAATTTTCTTTAGATTTATTACAACGCCAAGGAAAATGCTTGGTTTGTAGCTTAACTTACGGGCTACCTCAAGTTTTTTCCAGACACCCAATTATCAATATTAATAAAATGGTTAAAGAACTTTTATTGGCAGTAAATAAAGATAGTTCGACTGCAAAATGGAAATTGAATAATACTCAAGAAATATCAAAACAAAAACACAGTATTCCTTTAATTGTTACATTTTAA
- a CDS encoding metallophosphoesterase family protein, with amino-acid sequence MENTTQKLSECTTEKNSSSPFWIVIGDIHDDIARIGEIPGIKEAEAVIVSGDLTVCGGIKQAAKVIDAIAEYNNNILAQIGNMDRGEVTTWLEEKKRNIHRKSVKLTPKISLMGLGCSSFTPFGTPSEFPDSRLAEWLEETEHNAKGYQQLILISHMPPIDTVCDKIQDNIHVGSNAVKEFIQEYQPALCICGHIHESSGVDRIGKTLIINPGAFASGGYVVFSIKNQEISAELCYLKYQQDFSLPVSTKIKE; translated from the coding sequence ATGGAAAACACAACCCAAAAACTTTCGGAATGTACAACAGAAAAAAATTCCTCCTCCCCTTTTTGGATCGTTATTGGAGATATTCATGATGATATTGCTCGCATTGGGGAAATTCCCGGAATTAAAGAGGCGGAAGCAGTTATTGTTAGCGGAGACTTAACGGTTTGTGGCGGAATCAAACAAGCGGCAAAAGTTATTGACGCAATAGCCGAATACAACAACAATATTTTAGCACAAATAGGAAATATGGATAGGGGCGAAGTAACCACATGGCTTGAAGAAAAAAAGCGTAATATTCATCGTAAGTCTGTAAAATTGACTCCAAAAATAAGCTTAATGGGCTTAGGTTGTTCTAGTTTTACACCGTTTGGAACACCAAGTGAATTTCCTGATTCAAGGTTGGCAGAATGGCTAGAAGAAACCGAACATAACGCAAAAGGTTATCAACAGCTTATTCTTATATCTCATATGCCGCCGATTGATACCGTTTGTGATAAAATTCAAGATAATATCCATGTCGGAAGTAACGCAGTCAAAGAATTTATTCAAGAATATCAACCTGCTTTATGTATTTGTGGACATATTCATGAATCAAGCGGGGTTGATCGTATCGGAAAAACCTTGATTATTAACCCCGGGGCTTTCGCATCAGGCGGATATGTTGTCTTTAGTATAAAAAATCAAGAAATAAGTGCGGAATTATGTTATTTAAAATATCAACAAGATTTTAGCCTGCCTGTTTCCACAAAAATTAAAGAATAA
- a CDS encoding 5-formyltetrahydrofolate cyclo-ligase, translating into MLKKNKSQIRQAVKALEAQVDKTVKNELPLKIQHNLLNSKEWKEAELVGLYMPLADEAQTNLLFKSALAMKKVILLPRCIEIYLEDKVLGKTLRSIEFVPCHSLDELSTQKFGILEPLPTLKALTPGEGIFTPKTKKTLFIIPGRAFDLNGGRLGRGAGYYDTYLSNPLLKEVFLVGYGFSFSVYPALPLEPHDIKMNALCTDKEFICFKS; encoded by the coding sequence ATGTTAAAAAAAAATAAATCTCAAATACGCCAGGCTGTTAAAGCACTGGAAGCACAAGTTGATAAAACGGTAAAAAATGAATTGCCTTTAAAAATTCAACACAACTTACTTAACTCGAAAGAGTGGAAAGAAGCCGAACTTGTTGGTTTATATATGCCGTTGGCGGACGAAGCTCAAACTAATTTACTATTTAAATCGGCTCTTGCCATGAAAAAAGTAATTTTACTGCCACGTTGTATAGAAATCTATCTTGAGGATAAGGTTTTAGGCAAGACGCTGAGGAGTATAGAATTTGTACCCTGTCATTCTTTAGACGAACTCTCAACTCAAAAATTTGGTATTTTAGAACCGCTACCAACCCTGAAAGCTTTGACCCCCGGCGAAGGTATATTTACGCCAAAAACAAAAAAAACTTTGTTTATTATTCCGGGGCGAGCCTTTGACCTTAATGGCGGAAGGCTTGGGCGTGGTGCCGGCTATTATGATACATATTTATCAAACCCTTTATTAAAAGAAGTTTTTTTAGTTGGCTATGGTTTTTCTTTTTCTGTATATCCTGCTTTACCGCTAGAACCGCATGATATAAAAATGAACGCTTTGTGTACGGATAAGGAGTTTATATGTTTCAAAAGTTAA
- a CDS encoding polyphenol oxidase family protein: MFQKLNKKAPQGFIPFSFPIVTNIHHNKKFTVRCAFQMASFGNMSLSNCELAEQQDIINRRQSLSSLLGFERWVELKQVHGANLAVNPDATDFACDSVLEADGACTFKENTALCIKTADCQPILITHKSEPFICALHVGWRGNAMEFIQSGIKSFCQAYNLKAVDLLAVRGPSLGPSNSEFVNFSMEWNKKFTPWYNSENKLMNLWQLTKDQLKDIGLKPENIYALDLCTYSLSPFGAFFSHRNKDKGRQVSLIWLESC; this comes from the coding sequence ATGTTTCAAAAGTTAAATAAAAAAGCGCCTCAGGGTTTTATTCCTTTTAGTTTCCCGATTGTCACTAATATACATCACAATAAAAAATTTACAGTGCGTTGTGCGTTTCAAATGGCAAGTTTTGGCAATATGTCATTAAGCAATTGTGAACTAGCCGAACAACAAGATATAATAAACAGAAGGCAGTCTTTAAGCTCTTTATTGGGCTTTGAGCGTTGGGTTGAGTTAAAACAGGTGCATGGTGCAAATTTGGCTGTTAATCCTGATGCAACTGATTTTGCTTGTGATTCCGTATTGGAAGCCGACGGAGCTTGTACTTTTAAAGAAAATACGGCGTTATGTATTAAAACTGCTGATTGTCAGCCAATTTTAATAACACATAAAAGTGAACCCTTTATTTGTGCTTTGCATGTCGGTTGGCGTGGCAATGCTATGGAATTTATTCAAAGCGGTATTAAAAGCTTTTGTCAGGCATATAATTTAAAAGCGGTTGATTTACTGGCTGTAAGAGGCCCAAGTTTGGGACCGTCTAATTCTGAGTTTGTAAACTTTTCGATGGAATGGAATAAGAAATTTACACCTTGGTATAATTCTGAAAATAAGTTGATGAATTTGTGGCAGTTAACTAAAGATCAATTAAAAGATATAGGTCTTAAACCTGAAAATATTTATGCTTTAGATTTATGCACTTATTCTTTATCACCGTTTGGAGCGTTTTTTTCTCATCGCAACAAAGATAAAGGCAGGCAAGTTTCTTTAATTTGGCTTGAGTCTTGTTAG
- a CDS encoding DUF3179 domain-containing protein, translating to MSNGIYPSIQLPEQNKTEEKQDTDLAMNDIIANSKRFDVLLTNEQIQSMQDILFKTQLPPDQTPPITNPSFIPVIEAELGIEDDESVLVLELTTPPRIYPIRILLWHEILYDMIKLENGQEDIPIFITYSPLTATAVAYLAKIDEEILWLRSSGSLLHGNTVFVDQKTDSLWSQLLGVCFKGIYEGQNLTRLPLNRTSWKAAAAKYPNALVLSRNTGFQKSYGKDPYQSFYKSNALPSGINSTEQDKIMPLKQLVLGIILDQTPLAVDTNAVKKENVINFTIGINNLVAFYNEEFDTIRIYNSQLDPNDPPLDFRFDGEYFRDNKTNSQWNAEGLTIRGRLKNTQLKPILTISTMWYAWFAFHPISLCVTQ from the coding sequence ATGTCAAACGGTATATACCCGTCTATCCAGCTGCCGGAACAAAATAAAACAGAAGAAAAACAAGATACTGATTTGGCAATGAACGATATTATTGCCAACAGTAAAAGGTTTGATGTCTTGCTTACAAACGAACAAATACAAAGCATGCAAGATATTCTTTTTAAAACCCAACTTCCCCCTGATCAAACACCGCCAATAACAAACCCAAGCTTTATCCCCGTTATTGAAGCAGAGCTTGGAATTGAAGACGATGAATCTGTTTTAGTGCTTGAACTCACTACGCCGCCACGGATTTATCCCATACGCATTCTTTTATGGCATGAAATATTGTATGACATGATTAAACTTGAAAACGGTCAAGAAGATATACCAATTTTTATTACCTATAGTCCTTTAACTGCGACTGCTGTTGCCTATCTGGCAAAAATAGACGAAGAAATTTTATGGTTAAGATCAAGCGGAAGCTTGCTCCACGGTAACACGGTTTTTGTTGATCAAAAAACAGACAGTTTGTGGTCTCAACTTTTAGGTGTATGTTTTAAAGGCATATACGAGGGGCAAAACTTAACTCGTCTTCCCTTAAATCGTACAAGCTGGAAAGCGGCCGCAGCCAAATATCCAAATGCCTTAGTACTTTCTCGCAACACAGGCTTTCAAAAAAGCTACGGGAAAGACCCTTATCAAAGTTTTTATAAGTCAAACGCCCTTCCATCAGGAATAAACTCAACAGAGCAAGACAAAATAATGCCACTAAAACAATTAGTTTTAGGCATAATCTTAGACCAAACTCCACTTGCCGTTGATACTAACGCAGTAAAAAAAGAAAACGTTATTAATTTTACAATAGGTATCAACAACCTTGTAGCCTTTTATAACGAAGAATTTGACACAATAAGAATATATAACTCACAATTAGACCCTAACGACCCGCCTCTTGATTTTCGCTTTGACGGAGAATATTTTAGAGACAATAAAACAAATTCTCAATGGAATGCCGAGGGCTTGACGATCAGAGGGCGTTTAAAAAATACTCAATTAAAACCAATATTGACAATATCAACTATGTGGTATGCGTGGTTTGCTTTTCACCCTATTTCATTATGTGTAACACAATAA